In Acidianus brierleyi, one genomic interval encodes:
- a CDS encoding radical SAM protein, whose product MFKYVFGPVPSRRFGKSLGVNVVPLKYCNWNCVYCQLGRTNHFINSTVDFFNYEEIEEEIKIATKMYDYDYLTFIGDGEPTLYKDLGILIKWSKENQPKKVAVFTNGARLKMEEIRSYMSYADVVKVSNDAGDEKTFRIVDRPYRDIHFDDFMEGLKQFRKEFNGEIWSEVMLVKGVNDKEEELENIGRSLKAYSPDKVHIMVPTRPPAEPWATAPDSQKILEAGKILSKYVNNVYIIDYIERGEFYVDKDNPVNGILNILKIQPMTEEEIKDISFKYNVNIDNIKEKAREVVFNGIKYYVY is encoded by the coding sequence ATGTTTAAATACGTTTTTGGCCCTGTACCTTCTAGAAGATTTGGGAAATCTTTAGGAGTTAATGTTGTTCCCTTAAAATATTGTAATTGGAATTGTGTTTATTGCCAGCTAGGAAGAACAAACCATTTTATAAACTCTACAGTAGATTTCTTCAATTATGAAGAAATAGAAGAGGAAATTAAAATAGCAACTAAAATGTACGACTATGACTATTTAACATTTATAGGAGATGGAGAACCTACATTGTACAAAGATCTAGGAATATTAATAAAGTGGAGTAAGGAAAATCAGCCGAAAAAAGTTGCAGTTTTTACTAATGGCGCTAGGTTAAAAATGGAAGAAATTAGAAGTTACATGAGTTATGCAGACGTAGTAAAAGTTAGCAATGATGCTGGAGACGAGAAAACTTTTAGAATTGTAGATAGACCATATAGAGACATTCATTTTGATGATTTTATGGAAGGATTAAAGCAATTTAGGAAAGAATTTAACGGAGAAATATGGTCAGAAGTTATGCTAGTAAAAGGTGTTAATGATAAAGAAGAGGAATTAGAAAATATAGGCAGATCTCTAAAGGCTTATTCTCCGGACAAAGTCCACATAATGGTCCCTACAAGACCTCCTGCAGAACCTTGGGCAACTGCTCCAGATTCTCAAAAAATTTTAGAAGCAGGTAAAATATTATCTAAGTATGTAAATAATGTCTATATTATAGATTATATTGAAAGAGGAGAATTTTATGTAGATAAAGATAACCCTGTTAATGGAATTTTAAATATTCTTAAAATACAGCCCATGACAGAAGAAGAGATTAAAGACATATCATTTAAGTATAACGTTAATATTGATAATATAAAAGAAAAAGCAAGGGAGGTAGTTTTTAACGGAATCAAATACTACGTATATTGA
- a CDS encoding MFS transporter, with amino-acid sequence MLLYAIGAVGITFAYEYYLILFFLAMLLFAAGGEMNTIMVMNHEIMPNRHRSKTMFFEINFINFGGLLLAAVALSSAYASITFQRLMIGITAIFILIILAYARLKIPESIRWLEEKGDLDGAEKEVKKYFTSIEDHSTVDKKTIKLPSIPLRLAVSIVMAAANTIGFGLMTYVAGPYFFPELTATIILVASIAEFLAGLGISPFADIISRKLTLLVSFIGTVSSTAIIYFTIPYWTSNLILFWILLVILNIFTSIGYLTEDTLKGELWPTPKRGTYTAIVRFVSIGSYIPVIFLAADLSIYQYMLFNLIIWTLGLIASIIWFTKGIETGKGRSLSEIS; translated from the coding sequence ATGTTACTGTATGCAATAGGCGCTGTTGGTATAACTTTTGCTTATGAATATTATCTAATATTGTTCTTTCTAGCTATGTTACTTTTCGCTGCAGGAGGTGAAATGAACACTATAATGGTTATGAACCATGAGATAATGCCAAATAGGCACAGAAGTAAGACTATGTTTTTTGAGATAAATTTCATAAATTTTGGGGGTTTATTGTTAGCAGCAGTAGCGCTTAGTAGCGCTTATGCAAGTATTACATTTCAAAGACTAATGATAGGTATTACAGCTATTTTCATACTTATAATATTGGCATATGCCAGACTTAAGATTCCTGAGTCAATTAGATGGCTAGAAGAAAAGGGTGACTTAGATGGAGCAGAAAAAGAGGTTAAGAAGTATTTTACGTCTATAGAAGATCATTCTACTGTAGATAAGAAAACTATTAAGTTACCTTCTATTCCATTAAGGCTTGCTGTATCAATAGTTATGGCCGCAGCAAATACTATTGGATTTGGGCTAATGACCTATGTTGCAGGTCCGTATTTCTTTCCAGAACTTACTGCAACGATAATTCTTGTAGCAAGTATAGCAGAGTTTTTAGCTGGATTAGGAATATCTCCATTTGCAGATATAATATCTAGAAAACTCACTTTACTAGTATCGTTTATAGGCACAGTATCTTCTACAGCAATAATTTACTTTACAATACCGTACTGGACATCTAATTTGATTTTATTCTGGATTTTATTAGTTATTCTTAATATATTCACTAGTATAGGTTATTTAACTGAAGATACCTTAAAAGGAGAATTATGGCCTACTCCAAAAAGAGGAACATATACTGCTATAGTTAGATTTGTATCTATAGGATCTTATATTCCTGTTATATTCCTGGCAGCAGATTTATCAATATACCAATATATGTTATTTAATTTAATTATATGGACATTAGGGCTTATAGCATCGATAATATGGTTCACTAAAGGTATAGAGACTGGAAAGGGTAGGAGTTTAAGCGAAATTTCATAA
- a CDS encoding MFS transporter, which translates to MDIKTRTLLLLSSMLLIVNYVETMVIPALPTIESDFSISATLAGWVTSAYMIVAAATSPLMGKLADTYGKKKMYVIAIGFYIVAVSLAGFSPNIWFLLGARAIQGVGFSIFPIAIAIITDLFPREKVAFAQAILSAILGIGPALGLLVGSYVVEDLGWPYAFHTAAILSIIVFAASVAYLPHTGHRVKEKVDYGGATLIGLATVMVLVYITEGPTLGWLAINNLALLISGLVLYGVFIAYEQRVKEPLLRLDLFKIRNFAVANIVGLVSGIGMFMVFIFMVYYSQLPRPYGLGLSIIESGLLMSPVAFGMVIFGPLFGRLMPKIGPKPVLISGSIISALSYFMLLVNRATPVDLLEAGFVSSIGLVAVILPLVNMVALSLPDEYRTTGMGMNTMLRTLGGSAGPVAATVLMDSYQDPVIMMYNNQPLVLGYLPSATAFDYIAILGIFIMIVTLIVSLWTKNYTFKANKTAATT; encoded by the coding sequence ATGGACATTAAAACAAGAACTTTACTTTTACTTTCGTCAATGCTCTTAATCGTAAATTACGTAGAAACTATGGTTATACCAGCATTACCTACAATAGAAAGCGATTTTTCAATTTCAGCTACATTAGCTGGATGGGTAACTTCTGCTTATATGATAGTAGCCGCAGCAACGTCACCACTAATGGGTAAATTAGCAGACACTTACGGTAAGAAAAAAATGTATGTAATTGCTATAGGTTTCTATATAGTAGCAGTTTCTTTAGCAGGTTTTTCTCCGAATATATGGTTTTTGCTAGGAGCTAGAGCCATACAAGGTGTAGGATTTTCAATTTTTCCTATAGCAATAGCTATAATAACTGATCTTTTCCCAAGAGAAAAAGTAGCATTTGCACAAGCTATCTTAAGTGCAATTCTAGGAATTGGACCAGCTCTAGGACTTTTAGTAGGTTCGTATGTAGTAGAAGACTTAGGATGGCCTTATGCTTTCCATACCGCCGCAATATTATCAATAATAGTATTTGCAGCTTCAGTAGCATATTTACCTCATACTGGACACAGAGTAAAAGAAAAAGTAGATTACGGTGGAGCGACCTTGATAGGATTAGCCACAGTCATGGTATTAGTATATATAACTGAGGGGCCTACATTAGGCTGGTTAGCCATTAACAATTTGGCACTTTTGATTTCCGGGTTAGTACTATATGGAGTGTTTATAGCCTATGAACAAAGAGTTAAAGAACCTCTACTCCGTCTAGATCTTTTCAAGATAAGAAACTTCGCAGTAGCGAACATAGTTGGTTTAGTTTCAGGAATAGGAATGTTCATGGTATTTATATTCATGGTGTATTATTCTCAATTACCACGTCCATATGGTTTAGGATTATCTATTATAGAATCAGGATTATTAATGTCGCCAGTAGCTTTCGGAATGGTTATATTTGGACCGTTATTTGGTAGGCTAATGCCAAAAATTGGACCAAAACCAGTATTAATATCCGGAAGTATAATATCAGCATTATCGTATTTCATGCTATTAGTAAATAGGGCTACTCCAGTAGACTTATTGGAAGCAGGATTTGTAAGTTCAATAGGTTTAGTAGCTGTAATTTTACCTCTTGTAAATATGGTTGCTCTATCCTTACCAGACGAATATAGAACTACTGGTATGGGTATGAACACAATGTTAAGAACATTAGGAGGATCTGCAGGACCAGTAGCAGCAACTGTCTTAATGGATAGCTATCAAGATCCAGTTATAATGATGTATAATAATCAACCATTAGTTTTAGGTTATCTACCGTCAGCTACAGCTTTTGACTATATCGCAATTTTAGGAATATTCATAATGATTGTAACATTAATAGTTTCTTTATGGACAAAGAATTACACATTTAAAGCAAATAAAACTGCTGCAACTACTTAA
- a CDS encoding aminotransferase class I/II-fold pyridoxal phosphate-dependent enzyme gives MKEIDYSVLNVEGKVEGIDDAIYYLLKIRGVNFDFNLATSAMEVIDNAINMCKTVGSEEPTHDGIIKYPQVFPYEGLVAEGKWNLSNPCFYFAIVNNPTGIVAKGKELERFLEEAKNKSVKIIEDDIYGYFSDSKAFYSDNVIYVSSLSRILGSGIRLAFTNIKVKSKPSSISQYIVKRLYEMGTLQRVIQEEKYAYIKRLQKASEFFANYLFRKPEGGVSLLVNLAKEKFKAKVTDGSRYFRKKVKMTRITISRYEIEDIIRSIKA, from the coding sequence TTGAAGGAAATAGATTATTCAGTACTTAATGTTGAAGGAAAAGTAGAAGGAATAGATGATGCGATTTATTATCTCCTAAAAATAAGAGGAGTAAATTTTGATTTTAACTTAGCAACTTCTGCAATGGAAGTAATAGATAATGCTATAAATATGTGTAAAACTGTAGGTTCTGAAGAACCTACACATGACGGTATAATTAAATATCCTCAAGTTTTTCCGTACGAAGGTTTAGTTGCTGAAGGGAAGTGGAATTTATCTAATCCATGTTTTTATTTTGCTATAGTAAATAATCCTACAGGAATTGTAGCTAAAGGAAAAGAGTTGGAGAGATTTCTTGAGGAAGCTAAGAACAAAAGCGTTAAAATAATAGAGGATGACATATATGGATATTTCTCAGATTCTAAAGCATTTTATTCAGATAATGTCATTTATGTTAGTAGTCTAAGTAGAATTTTGGGTTCTGGCATAAGATTAGCTTTTACTAATATTAAGGTAAAGTCAAAGCCTTCTTCCATATCTCAATATATAGTAAAAAGACTTTATGAAATGGGAACATTACAAAGGGTTATTCAAGAAGAAAAGTATGCTTATATTAAAAGACTACAAAAAGCTTCAGAATTTTTTGCAAATTATCTTTTTAGAAAACCTGAAGGAGGAGTTTCTCTATTAGTAAATTTAGCTAAGGAAAAGTTTAAGGCTAAGGTTACTGATGGATCCAGGTACTTTAGGAAAAAAGTAAAAATGACAAGAATAACTATAAGTAGATACGAAATTGAGGACATAATAAGATCCATTAAAGCATAA
- a CDS encoding family 1 glycosylhydrolase, which translates to MLYGFSIASFQYEEMNNNSDWYAWITDPTNLFLNKVSGELPTRNYYISKYSQIHDLALKVNANAWRLSFSWEKLVPKKDKISTEYLNLYRKILKDLKDKGFKIFACLNHFVLPLWLHDPIKARESLMTQGPLGWFDKSIIDEFLKFSLLIYDNFSEYIDYICTFNEPNNMIDFGYLTGYFPPGITSNYVAEKVRNNVIEAHNKVYEELSRKGAKVGIVYMIPAIQGEDNVKKEAEKRLVWDFLDKIKIDWIGVNYYSRIKLDKKGIPLHGYGFFCEKDSSSLDGNPTSDYGWEVYPEGITQVLESVKRIEKPIYVTENGVADERDYLRPRFILDHLNAIKSSRVKVEGYFHWSLLDNYEWNFGYNMKFGLYDINMNPRPSAYIFKEITYMP; encoded by the coding sequence ATGCTCTACGGATTCTCTATTGCCTCGTTTCAATACGAAGAAATGAATAATAATAGTGATTGGTACGCATGGATAACAGATCCTACTAACCTTTTCCTAAATAAAGTATCTGGTGAGTTACCTACAAGAAATTATTATATTTCTAAATATTCACAAATACATGATTTAGCATTAAAGGTAAATGCAAATGCTTGGAGACTAAGCTTTAGTTGGGAAAAATTAGTACCTAAAAAAGATAAAATCTCTACTGAATACTTAAACTTGTATAGGAAGATTCTGAAGGATCTTAAAGATAAGGGATTTAAAATATTTGCATGTTTGAATCATTTTGTCCTACCGTTATGGTTACATGATCCTATAAAAGCTAGAGAATCCCTTATGACACAAGGTCCTTTAGGCTGGTTTGATAAATCTATTATAGACGAGTTCTTGAAATTTTCTCTTTTAATATATGATAACTTTTCAGAATATATTGATTATATATGTACTTTTAATGAACCAAATAACATGATAGATTTCGGATATTTAACAGGATATTTTCCGCCAGGGATAACTAGTAATTACGTTGCAGAAAAAGTAAGGAATAACGTTATTGAAGCTCATAATAAGGTTTACGAGGAATTGTCTAGAAAGGGAGCTAAAGTAGGTATAGTTTATATGATACCAGCCATTCAAGGAGAAGATAATGTAAAAAAGGAAGCTGAAAAAAGATTGGTTTGGGATTTTTTAGATAAAATAAAGATCGACTGGATAGGAGTTAATTATTATTCTAGAATAAAATTAGATAAGAAAGGCATACCATTGCACGGATACGGTTTCTTCTGCGAAAAGGACTCTTCCTCTCTAGATGGAAATCCTACTTCAGACTATGGATGGGAAGTTTATCCAGAAGGAATTACGCAAGTTTTAGAATCAGTAAAAAGAATAGAAAAACCAATTTATGTAACAGAGAATGGAGTTGCTGATGAAAGAGATTATCTTAGACCTAGATTTATTTTAGATCATTTGAACGCAATAAAATCGTCTAGAGTAAAAGTAGAAGGATATTTTCATTGGTCTTTATTAGATAATTATGAGTGGAATTTTGGATATAATATGAAATTTGGCTTATATGATATTAATATGAATCCAAGACCTTCTGCGTACATCTTCAAGGAAATTACTTATATGCCGTAA
- a CDS encoding OsmC family protein, which translates to MELTITLYGNPNNPQVEIGKNVSKANDIYVKSPLMAFLVSIPHCIYLITNEINERKGKELEFKVIARYQLDNLAIFTGNYVFEKIIIEICGKDCKEDYMEDLLEIVKNSCPIYLSLKDKVELKYKIY; encoded by the coding sequence ATGGAATTAACAATTACATTATATGGAAATCCTAATAACCCGCAAGTAGAAATAGGAAAAAATGTAAGTAAAGCAAATGACATATATGTTAAAAGTCCTTTAATGGCGTTCTTAGTTTCTATTCCGCATTGTATATATCTTATAACTAATGAAATTAATGAAAGAAAAGGGAAAGAATTAGAATTTAAGGTAATTGCAAGATATCAACTAGATAATTTAGCAATATTTACTGGGAATTATGTTTTTGAAAAAATTATTATTGAAATTTGTGGTAAAGATTGTAAAGAAGATTATATGGAAGATCTTTTAGAGATCGTAAAAAATAGTTGTCCAATTTATTTAAGTCTAAAAGATAAAGTTGAGCTAAAATATAAGATATATTAA